A genome region from Pangasianodon hypophthalmus isolate fPanHyp1 chromosome 11, fPanHyp1.pri, whole genome shotgun sequence includes the following:
- the fadd gene encoding protein FADD, whose translation MDRFKVMLLEISQKLGHDNLAKLKFLCGNIIGKKKSEEITSGIHLFDCLIERAEIGPNNTEPLRKLLADIGQQALLEIIDSYEGQPSATDLPDEAELGKINCATEVIVEQLGRKWLQYGRKLGITEAKLEGIQEKHPRNLEEQVRELFKEWKKIRKEEAKVDELIRALRACDLNYTADVVERKLQNANMS comes from the exons atggatagATTTAAAGTTATGCTGTTGGAAATATCCCAAAAGCTTGGCCATGACAATTTAGCGAAACTAAAATTTCTGTGTGGAAACATTAttgggaagaagaaaagcgaGGAGATCACCAGCGGCATTCATCTGTTTGATTGTCTGATAGAGAGAGCAGAGATCGGGCCTAATAACACGGAACCTTTACGGAAGCTTCTCGCTGACATTGGCCAACAAGCTTTACTGGAAATAATCGACAGCTATGAAGGACAACCGAGCGCCACCGATTTGCCGGATGAAGCGGAACTAG GAAAAATCAACTGTGCAACAGAAGTAATCGTTGAGCAGCTGGGAAGGAAGTGGCTTCAATATGGACGGAAACTGGGAATCACCGAGGCCAAGCTGGAAGGCATACAAGAGAAACACCCTCGCAACCTGGAAGAACAAGTGAGAGAACTGTTCAAAGAGTGGAAGAAGATACGCAAAGAGGAGGCCAAAGTGGACGAGCTGATCAGGGCACTCCGTGCCTGCGACCTGAACTACACGGCTGATGTTGTGGAAAGAAAACTCCAGAATGCTAATATGTCATGA